In the Gossypium raimondii isolate GPD5lz chromosome 9, ASM2569854v1, whole genome shotgun sequence genome, one interval contains:
- the LOC128032579 gene encoding uncharacterized mitochondrial protein AtMg00810-like — MSLDFEMTNVGLMSYCLGLEVKQTDDGIFISQESYAKHVLKKFKKLDSNPVETPIECEVKLSKFDDGIKKDSTLFKSLVGSLRYLTCTRPDILFVVGVMSRYMEAPTSTHRKIAKRILRYLKGTTGFGLFYSSSHDFQLT, encoded by the coding sequence ATGTCACTTGATTTTGAGATGACTAATGTGGGGCTCATGTCTTATTGTTTGGGACTAGAAGTGAAACAAACGGATGATGGCATATTCATCTCGCAAGAAAGTTATGCAAAACATGTgttaaagaaattcaaaaagcTTGATAGCAATCCTGTTGAAACTCCAATAGAGTGTGAAGTGAAATTGTCAAAGTTTGATGACGGAATAAAGAAAGATTCAACTCTTTTCAAAAGTCTTGTTGGAAGTTTGAGATACTTGACATGTACAAGGCCTGATATCCTATTTGTAGTTGGTGTAATGAGCCGCTACATGGAAGCTCCTACGTCAACTCACAGGAAGATTGCTAAAAGGATTCTTCGTTACCTAAAAGGTACGACTGGATTTGGGTTATTCTACTCATCTTCTCATGACTTTCAACtcacatga